The proteins below are encoded in one region of Pseudoduganella armeniaca:
- a CDS encoding OsmC family protein — MEVKVSWNGPSGMSFRAQTGSGHMVAMDGAPEGGGHNLAPRPMEMVLLGTGGCTAYDVVLILKKGRADVRGCDVTLQAERAETEPKVFTKINFHFVVTGRDLKPEAVERAVTLSHDKYCSASIMLAKTAEITHSIEIVEV, encoded by the coding sequence ATGGAAGTAAAAGTCAGCTGGAATGGCCCGTCGGGCATGAGTTTTCGCGCGCAGACCGGCTCCGGCCACATGGTCGCGATGGACGGCGCGCCCGAAGGCGGCGGCCACAACCTGGCGCCGCGGCCGATGGAAATGGTCCTGCTGGGCACCGGCGGCTGCACGGCCTATGACGTGGTACTGATCCTGAAGAAGGGCCGTGCCGACGTGCGCGGCTGCGACGTCACCTTGCAGGCCGAGCGCGCCGAGACGGAACCGAAGGTCTTCACCAAGATTAACTTCCATTTCGTGGTCACTGGCCGCGACTTGAAGCCGGAGGCGGTGGAACGGGCCGTCACGCTGTCGCACGACAAGTACTGCTCGGCCAGCATCATGCTGGCCAAGACGGCCGAGATCACGCACAGCATCGAGATCGTCGAAGTCTGA
- the udk gene encoding uridine kinase: MNQNTFHPFVIGVAGGSGSGKSTVSQQVLASFGADMVSVVMQDDYYCDQTHLPPEVRRKQNYDHPQAFDWPLLIQHVQALRNGETIAMPEYDFTIDNRSTRTIPVKPAPVIVIEGLFALYDAQLREMMSLKIFVDTAPDVRFIRRMQRDIAERGRSMESIVNQYLETVRPMHKQFIEPTKRHADVILPHGANDPAVDVITTKVASVIGQLQLQRP; encoded by the coding sequence ATGAATCAGAATACTTTTCACCCCTTTGTCATCGGCGTCGCCGGTGGCAGCGGCAGCGGGAAATCGACGGTGTCCCAGCAGGTGCTGGCCTCCTTCGGCGCCGACATGGTCTCGGTCGTGATGCAGGACGATTACTACTGTGACCAGACTCACCTCCCTCCCGAAGTACGCCGCAAGCAGAACTACGACCATCCGCAAGCCTTCGACTGGCCGCTGCTGATCCAGCACGTGCAGGCCCTGCGCAATGGCGAGACGATCGCGATGCCCGAGTACGATTTCACGATCGACAACCGTTCCACCCGGACCATCCCCGTCAAGCCGGCGCCGGTCATCGTCATCGAGGGTCTGTTCGCCCTGTACGACGCGCAATTGCGCGAGATGATGTCGCTGAAGATCTTCGTCGACACCGCGCCGGACGTGCGCTTCATCCGGCGCATGCAGCGCGACATCGCCGAGCGCGGCCGCTCGATGGAGAGCATCGTCAACCAATACCTGGAAACGGTGCGGCCGATGCACAAGCAGTTCATCGAGCCGACCAAGCGCCATGCCGACGTGATCCTGCCGCACGGCGCCAACGATCCGGCCGTCGATGTCATTACGACCAAGGTGGCCAGCGTGATCGGGCAGTTGCAGTTGCAGCGGCCCTGA
- the argC gene encoding N-acetyl-gamma-glutamyl-phosphate reductase — protein MIKVGIVGGTGYTGVELLRLLAVHPEVQLTAITSRKEDGLPVADMYPSLRGRVDIAFSAPDKADLTQCDVVFFATPHGVAMAQAPELLAKGVKVIDLAADFRIKDRAVFEKTYKIDHTAPDLLEQAVYGLVELNREEIKKANLIANPGCYPTTMQIGYAPLLKAGVIDAGHLIADCKSGVSGAGRKAEIGILFSEASDSFKAYGVSGHRHTPETSAQLQRFTDQKVSLIFTPHLVPMIRGMHSTLYAKLTKDISNEELQKLFEDAYKDEQFVDVMPFGSHPETRTTKGSNMLRLALHRPDGGDTVIVLVVQDNLVKGASGQAVQCMNLMFGLQEDMGLNTIALLP, from the coding sequence ATGATCAAAGTTGGCATCGTTGGCGGCACCGGCTACACCGGAGTGGAACTGCTGCGATTGTTGGCCGTCCATCCTGAAGTGCAGCTGACGGCCATCACGTCGCGCAAGGAAGATGGCCTGCCGGTGGCCGACATGTATCCTTCCCTGCGCGGCCGCGTCGATATCGCCTTCTCGGCGCCCGATAAAGCCGACCTGACCCAGTGCGACGTGGTGTTCTTCGCCACCCCGCACGGCGTGGCGATGGCCCAGGCGCCGGAGCTGCTGGCCAAGGGCGTCAAGGTGATCGACCTGGCGGCGGACTTCCGCATCAAGGACCGCGCCGTGTTCGAGAAGACGTACAAGATCGACCACACGGCGCCGGACCTGCTGGAGCAGGCCGTGTACGGCCTCGTCGAGCTGAACCGTGAGGAGATCAAAAAGGCCAATCTGATCGCCAATCCCGGCTGCTACCCGACCACGATGCAGATCGGTTACGCGCCACTGTTGAAGGCCGGCGTCATCGACGCGGGCCACCTGATCGCCGACTGCAAGTCCGGCGTGTCGGGCGCGGGCCGCAAGGCCGAGATCGGCATCCTGTTCTCGGAAGCGAGCGACAGCTTCAAGGCCTACGGGGTGTCCGGCCACCGCCACACGCCGGAAACGTCGGCCCAGCTGCAGCGTTTCACGGACCAGAAAGTGTCGCTGATCTTCACGCCGCACCTGGTGCCGATGATCCGCGGCATGCACTCGACCCTGTACGCGAAGCTGACGAAGGACATCAGCAACGAAGAGCTGCAGAAGCTGTTCGAAGATGCGTACAAGGACGAGCAGTTTGTCGACGTGATGCCGTTCGGTTCGCACCCGGAAACGCGCACGACCAAAGGTTCGAACATGTTGCGCCTGGCGCTGCACCGTCCGGACGGCGGCGACACCGTCATCGTGCTGGTGGTCCAGGACAACCTGGTCAAAGGGGCATCGGGCCAGGCCGTGCAGTGCATGAACCTGATGTTCGGTTTGCAAGAGGATATGGGCCTGAACACGATAGCCCTTCTGCCATAA
- a CDS encoding ABC transporter permease, translating to MSARPPFIVVLLKELRETVRDRRAMGLVLLFVLMYPMLVGGVLQQQISRATKPEKEGIELTVIGAARAPTLMTQLKQKNVTIHAADAMTEEQITALLRSQKTAAVLRLSDSYGDDYRSMRPARVELWYDSASDNGRKVGDIEHVVRSYGNTIAGARLLAHGVSPATLYPVQLQKYDTGTSASRSSAVIGTMLGMFFIPAFFFCLSTAVDSTAGERERRSLEVLLAQPASPLDLVLGKWLAAALLSIVGLTLELIIAHGVLKWLPLEEIGMSWRLSWADLAIVCVTALSLPLFAAALEIALAINAKTFKEAQTTASFAIMIPMVPVIVVPMMNLTTATWMYLVPVLSHQTLLRELAKGQSVGVLPFALTFGASLLLALLCIAFTVRRMKSDRYLMAI from the coding sequence ATGAGCGCGCGGCCACCCTTTATCGTCGTGCTGCTGAAGGAATTGCGCGAGACGGTGCGCGATCGCCGCGCCATGGGCCTGGTGCTGTTGTTCGTGCTGATGTATCCGATGCTGGTGGGCGGCGTGCTGCAGCAGCAGATCAGCCGTGCGACCAAGCCGGAAAAGGAAGGCATCGAGCTGACCGTGATCGGCGCGGCGCGCGCGCCGACCCTGATGACGCAACTGAAGCAGAAGAACGTCACCATCCACGCGGCCGACGCCATGACGGAAGAGCAGATTACAGCGCTGCTGCGCAGCCAGAAGACGGCGGCCGTGCTGCGCCTGTCGGACAGCTACGGCGACGACTACCGCAGCATGCGCCCGGCCCGCGTCGAGCTGTGGTACGACTCGGCTTCGGACAACGGCCGCAAGGTCGGCGACATCGAGCACGTGGTGCGCAGCTACGGCAACACGATCGCGGGCGCGCGCCTGCTGGCCCATGGCGTCTCGCCGGCGACGCTGTATCCGGTGCAGCTGCAGAAGTACGACACCGGCACCAGTGCTTCGCGCTCGTCCGCCGTCATCGGCACGATGCTGGGCATGTTCTTCATCCCGGCGTTCTTCTTCTGCCTCAGCACCGCCGTCGACAGCACGGCGGGCGAGCGGGAACGGCGCTCGCTGGAAGTGCTGCTGGCGCAGCCGGCCAGCCCGCTCGACCTGGTGCTGGGCAAATGGCTGGCGGCCGCCCTGCTGTCGATCGTCGGCTTGACGCTGGAGCTGATCATCGCGCACGGCGTGCTGAAATGGCTGCCGCTGGAGGAGATCGGCATGTCGTGGCGGCTGTCGTGGGCCGACCTTGCCATTGTCTGCGTCACGGCGCTGTCGCTGCCGTTGTTCGCGGCGGCGCTCGAGATCGCGCTGGCGATCAACGCGAAGACGTTCAAGGAAGCGCAGACGACGGCCAGCTTCGCCATCATGATCCCGATGGTGCCCGTCATTGTCGTGCCGATGATGAACCTGACCACGGCCACCTGGATGTACCTGGTGCCGGTGCTGTCGCACCAGACCTTGCTGCGCGAGCTGGCCAAGGGCCAGAGCGTGGGCGTGCTGCCGTTCGCGCTGACGTTCGGTGCCAGCCTGCTGCTGGCACTGCTGTGCATCGCCTTCACGGTGCGGCGGATGAAAAGCGACCGCTACCTGATGGCGATCTGA
- the coq7 gene encoding 2-polyprenyl-3-methyl-6-methoxy-1,4-benzoquinone monooxygenase, which translates to MSSKYHNPLDRFICSADKALRVISGVASASRPTPAVHVDDAHLTDEERKHSAGLIRVDHVGEVMAQALYNSQARFAKSEALREQFEKASREEEDHLAWTAQRLKELNSQTSVLAPLFYAGAYALGTVAAKMGDPHSLGFVVETERQVEKHLESHMQRLPAGDAKSRAIVDQMRIDEIAHGKAAQDAGAAETPLPVKLAMTAMSKLMTGTTYYI; encoded by the coding sequence ATGAGCTCCAAATACCATAACCCCCTGGACCGTTTCATCTGCAGCGCGGACAAGGCGCTGCGCGTCATCTCGGGCGTGGCCTCGGCCTCGCGCCCGACGCCGGCCGTGCACGTCGACGATGCCCACCTGACGGACGAGGAGCGCAAGCACAGCGCAGGCCTGATCCGCGTCGATCACGTGGGCGAGGTGATGGCGCAGGCGCTGTACAACTCGCAGGCCCGCTTCGCCAAGAGCGAGGCGCTGCGCGAACAGTTCGAGAAGGCCAGCCGCGAGGAAGAGGATCACCTGGCCTGGACGGCGCAGCGCCTGAAGGAATTGAATTCGCAGACCAGCGTGCTGGCGCCGCTGTTCTATGCCGGTGCCTACGCGCTGGGCACGGTGGCCGCCAAGATGGGCGACCCGCACAGCCTGGGCTTCGTCGTCGAGACCGAACGCCAGGTCGAGAAGCACCTGGAATCGCACATGCAGCGCCTGCCGGCGGGCGACGCCAAGTCGCGCGCCATCGTCGACCAGATGCGCATCGACGAGATCGCGCACGGCAAGGCCGCCCAGGACGCGGGCGCGGCGGAGACGCCGTTGCCGGTCAAGCTGGCGATGACGGCGATGTCCAAGCTGATGACGGGCACCACCTACTACATCTGA
- the rpsI gene encoding 30S ribosomal protein S9, whose protein sequence is MIGNYNYGTGRRKSAVARVFIKVGTGQIIVNGKPASEYFSRETGLMVIRQPLELTGNVERFDIKVNVHGGGESGQAGAVRHGITRALIDYDAGLKGDLARAGFVTRDAREVERKKVGLRKARRAKQFSKR, encoded by the coding sequence ATGATCGGTAACTACAACTACGGCACCGGCCGTCGCAAGAGTGCAGTGGCTCGTGTGTTCATCAAGGTCGGCACCGGCCAAATCATCGTGAACGGCAAGCCAGCGTCGGAGTACTTCTCCCGCGAAACCGGCCTGATGGTCATCCGTCAGCCGCTGGAACTGACCGGCAACGTCGAGCGTTTCGACATCAAGGTCAATGTGCATGGCGGCGGCGAGTCCGGCCAGGCAGGTGCAGTGCGCCACGGCATCACCCGTGCACTGATCGACTACGACGCAGGCCTGAAGGGCGATCTGGCACGTGCCGGCTTCGTTACCCGTGACGCCCGTGAAGTCGAGCGTAAAAAAGTGGGTCTGCGCAAAGCACGTCGCGCAAAGCAGTTCTCGAAGCGTTAA
- a CDS encoding DUF4287 domain-containing protein — protein MTTTEAVNGPASYFPSIEKKYGQPIGHWLGLLQQRGDAKHMELVGWLKSEHCMGHGHANALVAHHKALQGR, from the coding sequence ATGACTACCACCGAAGCCGTCAACGGTCCCGCATCCTATTTCCCGTCGATCGAAAAGAAATATGGCCAGCCCATCGGCCACTGGCTGGGCTTGCTGCAGCAGCGTGGTGACGCCAAGCATATGGAACTGGTCGGCTGGCTCAAGAGCGAGCACTGCATGGGCCATGGACATGCCAATGCCCTGGTGGCCCATCACAAGGCCCTGCAGGGCCGCTGA
- the erpA gene encoding iron-sulfur cluster insertion protein ErpA, which produces MNVVAEAQDVIPAPIIFTDSAAEKVAQLIEEEGNPDLKLRVFVQGGGCSGFQYGFTFDEIVNEDDTTMVKNGVQLLIDSMSYQYLVGAEIDYKDDLEGAQFVIKNPQASSTCGCGSSFSV; this is translated from the coding sequence ATGAATGTAGTAGCCGAAGCACAAGACGTCATCCCGGCACCGATCATCTTCACCGACAGCGCCGCCGAGAAAGTGGCCCAGCTGATCGAAGAGGAGGGCAACCCTGACCTGAAGCTGCGCGTATTCGTGCAGGGCGGCGGCTGTTCCGGTTTCCAGTACGGCTTCACGTTCGACGAAATCGTCAACGAAGACGACACGACGATGGTCAAGAACGGCGTGCAGCTGTTGATCGATTCGATGAGCTACCAGTACCTGGTGGGCGCCGAGATCGACTACAAGGACGACCTGGAAGGCGCACAGTTCGTTATCAAGAATCCGCAAGCGAGCTCGACCTGCGGTTGCGGTTCGTCGTTCTCCGTCTAA
- a CDS encoding alpha/beta fold hydrolase: MRKIRSLLPAALLVAPLAVLAAPPGRTCHLPGTEEALRCFTVTVPLDYRQPGKTIAIHATVAPAYREAARPDPLFVLAGGPGQAGSDILPILEAALRRVRATRDIVLIDQRGTGLSGKLDCKTPPDIDTMTEEQLDADARRCVEKLGAPYQHYGTDAAARDIERIRVALGYRQVNVWGASYGTRLAQHYVRLYPNSVRALVLDGVAAPDQVIPAGGRDAQAALDATFRQCEANAACARAFPALRAEFASLSARLAQGPLTVTMADPRTTVVRPVQISSRRFAATVHRVLYAQADAYSLPFLIHSAYQGRWEPFVARSNRDTDLSADGSMSGPLYLAVVCAEDFPRLTPQLVEADTRGSFLAAPQVTQLAALCPAVNVKPVTSAAPTMIAAPALLLSGAQDPVTPPRRAEAAAKWMKSAQHLVVANGGHVVSTLGCLPRLLREFLDQPTRRIDGACLAEIPAPTFQLDSAGPQP, encoded by the coding sequence GTGAGGAAAATCCGATCTTTGCTGCCAGCCGCGCTGCTGGTGGCGCCGCTGGCCGTGCTGGCCGCCCCGCCCGGCCGCACCTGCCACCTGCCCGGCACCGAGGAAGCGCTGCGCTGCTTCACGGTGACCGTGCCGCTCGACTACCGCCAGCCCGGCAAGACCATTGCCATCCACGCCACGGTGGCGCCGGCCTACCGCGAGGCGGCGCGGCCCGATCCGCTGTTCGTGCTGGCCGGGGGCCCGGGCCAGGCCGGCAGCGATATCCTGCCGATCCTCGAAGCCGCCCTGCGCCGCGTGCGCGCCACCCGCGACATCGTGCTGATCGACCAGCGCGGCACGGGCCTGTCCGGCAAGCTCGATTGCAAGACGCCGCCCGACATCGACACCATGACGGAAGAACAGCTGGACGCCGACGCGCGCCGCTGCGTCGAAAAGCTCGGGGCGCCGTACCAGCACTACGGCACCGACGCGGCCGCGCGCGACATCGAGCGCATTCGCGTCGCGCTGGGCTACCGCCAGGTTAACGTGTGGGGCGCCTCGTACGGCACCCGCCTGGCGCAGCACTATGTCCGTCTCTACCCGAACAGCGTGCGCGCCCTCGTGCTGGACGGCGTGGCCGCGCCGGACCAGGTCATCCCCGCTGGCGGGCGCGATGCGCAGGCCGCGCTGGATGCTACCTTCCGGCAGTGCGAGGCCAATGCCGCCTGCGCGCGCGCCTTCCCCGCCCTGCGCGCCGAATTCGCCAGCCTGTCCGCCCGCCTGGCGCAAGGCCCGCTGACGGTGACGATGGCCGATCCGCGCACGACCGTGGTGCGGCCCGTGCAGATCAGCAGCCGGCGTTTTGCCGCCACCGTGCATCGCGTGCTGTACGCGCAGGCGGACGCCTACAGCCTGCCCTTCCTGATCCACAGCGCCTACCAGGGCCGCTGGGAACCGTTCGTCGCGCGCAGCAACCGCGATACCGATTTGTCGGCCGACGGCAGCATGTCCGGCCCGCTGTACCTGGCCGTGGTCTGCGCCGAGGATTTCCCGCGCCTGACGCCGCAGCTGGTCGAGGCGGACACACGCGGCTCCTTCCTCGCTGCGCCGCAGGTGACCCAGCTGGCGGCGCTGTGCCCGGCCGTCAACGTCAAGCCCGTCACGTCGGCGGCGCCGACGATGATTGCCGCGCCGGCGCTGCTGCTGTCCGGCGCGCAGGACCCGGTCACGCCGCCGCGCCGCGCCGAAGCGGCCGCAAAATGGATGAAGTCGGCCCAGCACCTGGTCGTGGCCAACGGCGGCCACGTCGTCTCCACGCTGGGCTGCTTGCCGCGCCTGCTGCGCGAATTCCTCGACCAGCCCACGCGGCGCATCGATGGCGCCTGCCTGGCCGAAATCCCCGCCCCCACCTTCCAGCTCGACAGCGCAGGACCGCAACCATGA
- the ypfJ gene encoding KPN_02809 family neutral zinc metallopeptidase, whose product MRWEGNRESDNVEDRRGDGGGGGGFSFGGGSLGIGGVVVALVLSYVLGVSPSTILGLMSGGAPQQQAQTRTAPANDETTRFVRTVLADTEDVWGNLFRQQGETYAQPKLVLFSGRTPTACGTGQSATGPFYCPPDQRVYIDLDFFKLMQQRFHVTGEFAQAYVIAHEIGHHVQNLMGLSDKVHNAQQRLSEAEGNALSVKLELQADCFAGVWAFHANRSRQILEQGDIETALSAATAIGDDALQRQSQGYVVPDSFTHGTSAQRVRWFRRGIDSGEIAQCDTFSGRRL is encoded by the coding sequence ATGCGCTGGGAAGGCAATCGGGAAAGCGACAACGTGGAAGACCGCCGTGGCGACGGCGGCGGCGGTGGCGGGTTCAGTTTCGGCGGCGGCTCGCTGGGCATCGGCGGCGTCGTTGTCGCGCTGGTGTTGTCGTACGTGCTGGGCGTCAGCCCCAGCACCATCCTCGGCCTGATGAGCGGCGGCGCGCCGCAGCAACAGGCACAGACGCGCACCGCGCCGGCCAACGACGAGACCACGCGCTTCGTGCGCACCGTGCTGGCCGATACGGAAGACGTGTGGGGCAACCTGTTCCGCCAGCAGGGCGAGACGTACGCCCAGCCGAAGCTGGTGCTGTTCTCCGGCCGTACCCCGACCGCTTGCGGCACCGGCCAGTCGGCCACGGGGCCGTTCTACTGCCCGCCGGACCAGCGCGTCTACATCGACCTCGACTTCTTCAAGCTGATGCAGCAGCGCTTCCACGTCACCGGTGAATTCGCCCAAGCCTACGTGATCGCGCACGAGATCGGCCATCACGTGCAGAACCTGATGGGGCTGTCGGACAAGGTGCACAACGCCCAGCAGCGCCTGAGCGAGGCCGAGGGCAACGCCTTATCCGTGAAACTGGAGCTGCAGGCGGACTGCTTTGCCGGTGTGTGGGCCTTCCACGCCAACCGCTCGCGCCAGATCCTGGAGCAGGGCGATATCGAGACGGCGCTGTCGGCCGCCACCGCCATCGGCGACGACGCATTGCAGCGCCAGTCGCAGGGCTACGTGGTGCCGGACTCGTTCACGCACGGTACGTCGGCGCAGCGGGTGCGCTGGTTCCGGCGCGGCATCGACAGCGGCGAGATCGCGCAGTGCGATACCTTTAGCGGGCGGCGGCTGTGA
- the rplM gene encoding 50S ribosomal protein L13 — protein MKTFSAKGHEVQRDWFVIDATDKVLGRVASEVARRLRGKHKPEFTPHVDTGDFIVVINAGKLRVTGTKATEKTYYRHSGYPGGIYETNFLKMQQRFPGRALEKAVKGMLPKGPLGYAMIKKLKVYAEGSHPHAAQQPKALEF, from the coding sequence ATGAAAACTTTTTCCGCTAAGGGCCATGAAGTCCAGCGCGACTGGTTCGTGATTGACGCGACGGACAAAGTCCTCGGCCGTGTTGCCAGCGAAGTGGCACGCCGACTGCGCGGCAAGCACAAGCCAGAATTTACCCCTCACGTCGACACGGGCGATTTCATCGTCGTCATCAATGCAGGCAAACTGCGCGTGACCGGTACCAAAGCCACCGAGAAGACGTACTACCGTCACTCGGGCTACCCAGGCGGCATCTACGAAACGAACTTCCTGAAAATGCAACAGCGTTTCCCAGGCCGTGCTCTGGAAAAAGCTGTCAAGGGCATGCTGCCAAAAGGCCCACTGGGCTACGCAATGATCAAGAAGCTGAAAGTGTACGCCGAAGGTTCGCACCCGCACGCTGCTCAGCAACCTAAAGCACTCGAATTCTAA
- a CDS encoding ABC transporter ATP-binding protein, translating to MIEIQDVTKHFGKVQALAGASFTARDGQVTALLGPNGAGKTTLLRMLVGLLRRDAGHIAVDGIDPGRDPMTVRRSIGFLTDQFGLYDKLTTREYLRYFGELNGMDAADLARRIDEVTQLLALEDILERRSKGFSQGQRIKVALARTLLHRPRNLLLDEPSRGLDVMSTRALRRALAALRADGCCVIMATHVMQEVTSSCDDVIVIANGRTVAQGTPQSLCERTGIASLEDAFVKLVGTEEGISV from the coding sequence ATGATTGAAATTCAGGACGTCACCAAGCATTTCGGCAAGGTGCAGGCCCTGGCCGGCGCCTCGTTCACGGCGCGCGACGGCCAGGTCACGGCGCTGCTGGGGCCCAACGGCGCCGGCAAGACGACCCTGCTGCGCATGCTGGTCGGCCTGCTGCGGCGCGATGCCGGCCACATCGCCGTCGATGGCATCGACCCGGGGCGCGACCCGATGACGGTGCGGCGCAGCATCGGCTTCCTGACCGACCAGTTCGGGCTGTACGACAAGCTGACCACGCGCGAATACCTGCGCTACTTCGGCGAACTGAATGGCATGGACGCTGCCGACCTGGCCCGCCGCATCGACGAGGTGACGCAACTGCTGGCGCTGGAGGACATCCTGGAACGCCGCTCGAAAGGCTTCAGCCAGGGCCAGCGCATCAAGGTGGCGCTGGCGCGCACGCTGCTGCACCGCCCGCGCAACCTGCTGCTGGATGAACCGAGCCGTGGCCTGGACGTGATGAGCACGCGGGCGTTGCGGCGTGCGCTGGCCGCGCTGCGGGCCGATGGCTGCTGCGTCATCATGGCCACCCATGTGATGCAGGAGGTGACCAGTTCCTGCGACGACGTCATCGTCATCGCCAACGGCCGCACGGTGGCGCAAGGCACGCCGCAGTCGTTGTGCGAGCGCACCGGCATCGCCAGCCTGGAAGACGCGTTCGTCAAACTGGTCGGCACCGAGGAAGGGATTTCCGTATGA
- a CDS encoding anhydro-N-acetylmuramic acid kinase, whose translation MSLFIGLMSGTSLDGVDGVLVDFWAGAARTLASAHVPYPDTLRDELLALQAASENELEREALAANRVAAVYAQCIEQVLAKTDIKPADVRAVGAHGQTIRHRPELGFTWQSLNGALLAELCGIDVIADFRARDVAAGGQGAPLVPAAHQALFGQPGKTRVLANIGGIANISVLQPDGHVTGFDTGPGNVLMDEWIGRHLGKPYDDDGAWAAGGTVVPALLASMLSEPYFAAPPPKSTGRDLFHADWLQRHVQAHLNATPQDVMATLTRLTAITLASSIRQHAPATEIVYLCGGGAHNATLKRMLADELGSHVQVATTDALGVAPSLVEALCWAWLAFRFDAREPGNLPSVTGAQGLRVLGALYPR comes from the coding sequence ATGAGCTTGTTTATCGGACTGATGTCGGGCACCAGCCTGGACGGCGTCGACGGCGTGCTGGTCGACTTCTGGGCCGGCGCCGCGCGCACGCTGGCATCCGCACACGTGCCCTACCCCGACACGCTGCGCGACGAACTGCTGGCGCTGCAAGCGGCCAGCGAGAACGAGCTGGAGCGCGAAGCACTGGCCGCCAACCGGGTCGCCGCCGTGTACGCGCAATGCATCGAGCAAGTGCTGGCCAAGACCGACATCAAGCCGGCCGACGTGCGTGCGGTGGGCGCGCACGGGCAAACCATCCGGCATCGCCCCGAGCTGGGCTTCACGTGGCAGTCGCTGAACGGCGCACTGCTGGCCGAGCTGTGCGGCATCGACGTCATCGCCGACTTCCGTGCGCGCGACGTGGCGGCCGGCGGCCAGGGCGCGCCGCTGGTGCCAGCGGCGCATCAAGCCCTGTTCGGCCAGCCGGGCAAGACGCGCGTGCTGGCCAATATCGGCGGCATCGCCAACATCAGCGTGCTGCAGCCGGACGGCCACGTCACCGGCTTCGACACCGGCCCCGGCAACGTCCTGATGGACGAGTGGATCGGCCGCCACCTGGGCAAGCCCTACGACGACGATGGCGCCTGGGCGGCCGGTGGCACGGTGGTGCCGGCGCTGCTGGCGTCGATGCTGTCCGAGCCGTATTTCGCGGCGCCACCGCCGAAAAGCACGGGGCGCGACCTGTTCCATGCCGACTGGCTGCAGCGCCACGTGCAAGCGCACCTGAACGCCACGCCGCAGGACGTGATGGCCACGCTGACGCGCCTGACAGCCATCACGCTGGCGTCAAGCATCCGCCAGCACGCGCCGGCAACGGAAATCGTCTACCTGTGCGGCGGCGGCGCCCACAACGCCACGCTCAAGCGCATGCTGGCGGACGAGCTCGGCAGCCACGTGCAGGTGGCGACCACGGACGCGCTGGGCGTGGCCCCGTCGCTGGTCGAGGCGCTCTGCTGGGCCTGGCTGGCGTTCCGCTTCGATGCGCGCGAGCCGGGCAACCTGCCGTCAGTGACGGGCGCGCAGGGCTTGCGCGTCCTCGGGGCGCTGTATCCCCGCTAG
- a CDS encoding DUF2061 domain-containing protein: MIVAAKKLSQVATHMTLAFGLMYVLTGSLAFGGLAAILEPVVNVALLPLHEGFWQRLRARAGRYATAVLAAEKLSQTAFHMLIAVAVMYWATGSLALGGLAAILEPILNVVALPYHDRLWERFEARLDGQGLAAV, encoded by the coding sequence ATGATCGTCGCAGCCAAGAAACTGAGCCAAGTCGCCACCCACATGACGCTCGCATTCGGGCTGATGTACGTACTGACGGGCTCGCTGGCCTTCGGCGGCCTGGCGGCAATCCTCGAACCTGTCGTCAACGTGGCACTGCTGCCACTGCACGAAGGCTTCTGGCAGCGGCTGCGGGCGCGCGCGGGCCGCTACGCGACGGCCGTGCTGGCGGCGGAGAAACTGAGCCAGACAGCCTTCCACATGCTGATCGCGGTCGCCGTGATGTACTGGGCAACGGGCTCGCTGGCGCTGGGCGGTCTGGCTGCCATCCTGGAGCCGATTCTGAACGTGGTAGCCCTGCCGTACCATGACCGCTTGTGGGAACGGTTCGAGGCAAGGCTGGACGGCCAAGGGCTTGCTGCCGTTTGA